The Pyrus communis chromosome 9, drPyrComm1.1, whole genome shotgun sequence genome has a segment encoding these proteins:
- the LOC137745201 gene encoding probable transcription factor At3g04930 yields the protein MAPDQDDVVLPEGDLSSSSQDDEEEDDVVDEDEEEDDVEDDDDVLNDDVINSASPSTSSAGATDSIPVAIATATPTVTVALPARAPPTVPLTLTSAPTTVIANDAVLSSDPKRHPALSSQPEEKKPAALDDSRRLFQRLWTDEDEIELLQGFLDYTTQRGSRGSHGQNDTALFYDQIKSKLQLDFNKSQLVEKLRRLKKKYRNVLSKIASGKDVSFKSPHDQATFEISRKIWSNIGRIGADENALDDEDPPSNPNFSSYEIKAEEAAGFAGDKKSTPRSRKRSRIQPRSDEKRPPPPLRGGFVEPSPVIKDNNNSINISNNGGAGGGNNCSNCNVQGLIEETVKSCLSPLFKELLSNAMGGGQSRGFGGLAFNPIPLSFGGPPMNLNFGGGEVEDDKWRKQQILELEVYSKRLDLVQNQIKVALDELRSNGG from the coding sequence ATGGCCCCCGATCAGGACGACGTCGTTCTCCCCGAAGGCgacctctcctcctcctcccaggacgacgaagaagaagacgacgtCGTCGACGAAGACGAGGAAGAAGATGACGTCGAAGACGACGACGATGTTCTAAACGACGATGTCATCAACTCCGCCTCCCCTTCCACGTCATCCGCCGGTGCCACGGATTCTATCCCCGTCGCCATCGCCACCGCCACTCCTACCGTCACTGTCGCCCTTCCCGCTCGGGCCCCCCCCACCGTGCCTCTGACCCTCACGTCTGCTCCAACCACCGTAATCGCAAATGACGCCGTCTTGTCATCCGATCCCAAACGGCACCCTGCGCTGTCGTCCCAGCCGGAGGAGAAAAAACCGGCGGCGCTGGACGATTCTCGGAGACTCTTCCAGAGGCTGTGGACCGACGAGGACGAGATCGAGCTGTTACAGGGCTTCCTCGACTACACGACGCAGCGAGGCAGCAGAGGCTCGCATGGCCAAAACGACACCGCTTTGTTCTACGACCAGATCAAGTCCAAGCTCCAGCTCGACTTCAACAAGAGCCAGCTCGTCGAGAAGCTCCGGCGGCTGAAGAAGAAGTACCGGAACGTCCTCAGCAAAATCGCGAGCGGCAAAGACGTCAGCTTCAAGAGCCCTCACGATCAGGCGACTTTCGAGATCTCCCGCAAGATCTGGAGCAATATCGGCCGAATTGGCGCCGACGAGAACGCCCTCGACGACGAAGATCCCCCTAGCAATCCTAACTTCAGCAGTTATGAGATCAAGGCCGAGGAGGCTGCCGGTTTCGCCGGCGATAAGAAGTCCACGCCGAGATCGCGCAAGCGCTCGCGAATACAACCAAGGTCCGACGAGAAACGGCCGCCTCCGCCGCTACGTGGCGGTTTCGTTGAGCCGTCGCCTGTAATTAAAGATAACAACAACAGCATTAATATTAGTAACAATGGTGGTGCTGGTGGTGGTAACAATTGTAGCAATTGCAATGTTCAAGGGTTGATTGAGGAGACGGTGAAGAGTTGTTTGTCTCCATTGTTCAAGGAGTTGCTGAGTAATGCAATGGGCGGCGGGCAGTCCAGAGGCTTCGGAGGTTTGGCATTCAATCCGATTCCCTTGAGCTTCGGTGGGCCTCCGATGAACTTGAATTTCGGGGGCGGAGAAGTGGAGGATGACAAGTGGAGGAAGCAGCAGATTTTGGAGCTGGAGGTGTACTCGAAGCGGCTGGACTTGGTTCAGAATCAGATCAAAGTGGCATTGGACGAGTTGCGGTCCAATGGCGGGTGA